A single region of the Drosophila takahashii strain IR98-3 E-12201 chromosome 2R, DtakHiC1v2, whole genome shotgun sequence genome encodes:
- the Nt5c gene encoding 5'-nucleotidase domain-containing protein 3 has translation MCAAGSPIVSALLRQNGLLRAGGVLRSWDFTVSKPNARSRSESRAFSSDAGASAPAAPGQISHPKTVSDFQKLHEATKKKFQSKKLPADVHPDAVFACNELDLSEVQVYGFDYDYTLACYKPILEDLLYNLAREMLVKRFRYPEDILDLEYEPNFAVRGLHYDVEKGLLVKLDSFLQLQLGSVYRGRTKVEAEEVLKLYHNRLLPIAYVEGPNNSYRHNTNSKMVQLADLFSVPEMCLLCNVIEYFERNRIDYNPEIVFHDTRTAMGSCHPIMHGKVMLNTEKYIERNPKLIKFFEKLQQAGKNLFLVTNSPYSFVNCGMSYLVGSNWRDFFDVVIVQARKPKFFTDESRPIRLFDERTQSHLWDRVFKLEKGKIYYEGSVRQLQELKGWRGHSVLYFGDHPYSDLADVTLKHSWRTGAIISELAHEIETLNREDFKMSANWLQMLTQLIEETQDDESEAAQICLKEWMEERDQLRNKTKNVFNEQFGSVFRTYHNPTYFSRRLFRFADIYTSDITNLLKFSTTHTFYPRRGVMPHEYASHFI, from the exons ATGTGCGCGGCAGGCAGTCCCATAGTCAGTGCGCTCCTCCGGCAGAATGGGCTTCTGCGAGCGGGTGGTGTCCTCCGTAGCTGGGACTTTACCGTCTCCAAACCGAACGCTCGATCTCGATCCGAATCCCGCGCTTTCTCGTCGGACGCTGGGGCTTCCGCTCCAGCTGCTCCCGGGCAGATCTCGCACCCAAAAACAGTGAGTGATTTCCAAAAGCTTCACGAAGCCACCAAAAAGAAGTTCCAAT CCAAGAAGCTGCCCGCAGATGTGCACCCGGATGCGGTGTTCGCCTGCAACGAGCTGGATCTCAGCGAGGTGCAGGTCTATGGCTTCGACTACGACTACACCCTGGCCTGCTACAAGCCCATCCTGGAGGACCTGCTGTACAATCTGGCCCGCGAGATGCTCGTGAAGCGGTTCCGCTACCCGGAGGACATCCTGGACCTGGAGTACGAGCCCAACTTTGCGGTGCGCGGCCTGCACTACGACGTGGAAAAGGGGCTGCTGGTGAAGCTGGACAGCTTCCTGCAGCTGCAGTTAGGCTCCGTCTACCGGGGACGCACCAAagtggaggcggaggaggtgcTGAAGCTCTACCACAACCGCCTGCTGCCCATCGCCTACGTGGAGGGGCCGAACAACAGCTACAGG cACAATACCAATTCCAAAATGGTGCAGCTGGCGGATCTTTTTTCAGTACCTGAAATGTGCCTGCTGTGCAATGTGATCGAATACTTTGAGCGCAATCGCATCGATTATAATCCGGAGATAGTTTTCCATGACACTAGGACGGCAATGGGCTCCTGCCATCCCATAATGCACGGCAAAGTTATGCTGAACACCGAAAAGTACATAGAACGCAACCCGAAGCTCATCAAGTTCTTTGAGAAGCTGCAGCAGGCGGGCAAGAATCTCTTTCTGGTCACCAACAGTCCGTACTCCTTTGT GAACTGCGGCATGTCCTATCTGGTGGGCTCCAACTGGCGTGACTTTTTCGATGTGGTCATTGTGCAGGCGCGCAAACCCAAGTTCTTCACGGATGAGTCTCGCCCAATCAGGCTGTTTGATGAGCGAACGCAGTCGCACCTTTGGGATCGGGTCTTTAAGCTGGAGAAGGGAAAGATCTACTATGAG GGTTCGGTCAGACAGCTTCAAGAGCTCAAGGGCTGGCGTGGTCACTCCGTGCTCTATTTCGGCGATCATCCTTACAGCGATCTGGCAGATGTTACTCTCAAGCACAGCTGGCGAACAGGTGCCATCATTAGTGAACTGGCT CACGAAATTGAAACCCTCAATCGCGAGGACTTCAAGATGAGCGCCAACTGGCTGCAAATGCTGACGCAGCTAATCGAGGAGACCCAGGACGATGAGAGCGAGGCAGCCCAGATTTGCCTGAAGGAGTGGATGGAGGAGCGGGATCAGCTGCG CAACAAAACGAAGAACGTGTTCAACGAGCAGTTTGGCAGCGTTTTCCGCACTTATCACAATCCCACGTACTTCTCGAGACGCCTCTTCCGCTTTGCCGACATCTACACCAGCGACATAACAAACCTGTTAAAGTTCTCTACCACCCACACCTTCTACCCCCGCCGGGGCGTAATGCCCCACGAATATGCCTCCCACTTCATCTAA